In bacterium, the DNA window ACTGCATCCACCCGGTCTTCCTGCACCGTCAGATCGGGCGCTCGCTGCGCCGGCTGCGTCGTTCACAGGTGGATGGCTTCCTCTTGCACAACCCGGAGTACTTCCTTCGGACCAGTGGCGCTGCCGGGTCCGAGAACGAGCTCTACCGACGGATCGGCGCGGCGTTCGCCCTGCTCGAAGAACTCTGCGACGAGGGTGTCATAGGCTCCTATGGTGTCAGCTCAAACGCGCTGACCCCCCTCCGTTCGCGGCCAGGCGCCATCAGCCTCCCCAAGCTGATCGAGACGGCGGCTCACGTCCGCAGCGCCAACCGTTTCAGGCTCATCGAGTTTCCGTGCAACCTCGTCGAGACGGCCGCCGCCGATTGTCCGGCTGGCGGCCCGAGCGTGGTGAGTCTGGCGAAAGCCCACGGACTCGTCACGCTGGCCAACCGCCCGCTGAACGCCAAGGTCGGCGGCCGGCCGCTGCGCTTAGCGGATGGCGGCGACGGGCTCGACACTGAATGCGTGGACGAGTCGGTCGATCGCGTCTTCGACCGGGTCAAGGGCTTGGTCGAGAGGCGTCTCGCCTCGCGCCCGACCGAAGCCGGTCCGGACGCACTGGCGAACCTCGACGGCCTGCGGCTCCGCTGGGGTGCCCTCGACCACGTCGACGTCGTCGAAGCGCTGTTCCAGGGCCTCATCTTCCCGAGCATCATCGGGCTGTATCCGGACGGGATACAACCCGATGCTCAGGGCGCCATTATGGACCTCCGTTCCTGCGCGAGGCGCCATGCGCTCGTGGCCATGCGGGAGAAGGCCCGCACGCTCCGGGCCCATCTGGCCGCTAGCGGCGCCATCCGCGGCGGTGACGGCCGCCCTCTCGAGGTAATCGCCTGCGAGGCTGTGATGAAGCTCGGCGTCGAGCATGTGCTCGTCGGCATGCGCCGCCCGGGCTACGTCGAGGGGCTCCACTGTCTGTTCTGACGGACGCGCTATGATCTCGATTCGCAAGGCTCTTCGGGGCGCCAATGCCGTACCGAGTCGTCTCTGGGACCTTCGACCTCGCCTACCAAGCAACCGTGATCGATTCGGGGTCTAGGTTGTAGCTTGGTGCCAGTCGGTTCCGTCCCTGACCATCGCGTTGAGGATCGTGAGCATCTTCCTGGCGAGGGCAATGAGCGCCACTTTGGGTGGCTTGCCGGCGGCGATCATCCGTTCATACATGGCCTTGAGCACGGGGTTGAACCGTGCCCCGTTCATCGCGGCCAAGTAGAGAGCCGTGCGCGGAGCGGCGCGTCCCGCACGGATCCTCCGGTAGCCGCTCTTCTTTCCACTGTCCTTCGCGAAGGGCGGAACCTGTCAACGACTTTGAGATACCCCTCGATCGAATTTGGTGAGCACCCCCTTCCTGTACGGCGTCTCGGGCGGGTTGATGTAGACCACTTCGGGCAAGGCCGGCGCCTGGGGCCGGCCACGCGGGAAGCGCTCGGGGTGGGCCGCGTAGGCGGCTTCGAGGACGGCCTGACGCCCCGCCAGCATCGCGGTCGCTCGTCCGAAGTGGACGTCGGCGGGCGTGAGCATGGCGATGCCTCCATGGCGGTGCTGCTCGTTGTACCACGGGATGAACGACCGGCAGTAGGCGGTCGCGGCGTCCTGGCCTTGGAAACGCCCCGGGAATCCGGGGTGGTACTTGAGCGTCTTGAACTGTGCTTCGGAGAACGGGTTGTCGTCCGAGACACGCGGGCGGCTGAGTGATTGCGTGACCCCGAGATCGGCCAGGAGCTGGGCCGTGCACTTGGCCGTCATCGGTGAGCCGCGGTCGGAGTGCAGGGTCAGGATCTCGGGCTCGACCTGGTACTTGGTGCAGGTCTCCTCGATCAAGCGGCCCGCGAGGGTGGCGTTCTCACGGGATCTTCGATGTGAAGTAGTCGATGAACGCCTCGGCAGCCCCAGCACCGCTTGCCGCAACGATCCGCGGCAAGCGCCTGCCGCCTAGGATGATCTCTCCGCTGCGTTCGTACTTGACCAAGTCGCTCATGATCTGTCCCTCGAATTCCCAGCTCTGACGGCCGTTTCTGGAGCTTGTTGCTGATCCCCCTATCGACTCCTCAGCAGTGATACTTAACATCTTGCATGTTCTACGATCCGCTAGTCCCTTGTCACACCAAAAGCTGGGGGTAGAGTCGTCGCAGTTTCACGCGGGCTTGTTGGGTCGTGAATTGCCAGTCGACGCCCTTCGTCGTTCGGTTGCGATCGTCTTGCCAGGCTTGGACTTGGCGCGTGAGA includes these proteins:
- a CDS encoding IS110 family transposase — encoded protein: MRAGRAAPRTALYLAAMNGARFNPVLKAMYERMIAAGKPPKVALIALARKMLTILNAMVRDGTDWHQATT
- a CDS encoding transposase family protein, producing the protein MIEETCTKYQVEPEILTLHSDRGSPMTAKCTAQLLADLGVTQSLSRPRVSDDNPFSEAQFKTLKYHPGFPGRFQGQDAATAYCRSFIPWYNEQHRHGGIAMLTPADVHFGRATAMLAGRQAVLEAAYAAHPERFPRGRPQAPALPEVVYINPPETPYRKGVLTKFDRGVSQSR